From the Lathyrus oleraceus cultivar Zhongwan6 chromosome 4, CAAS_Psat_ZW6_1.0, whole genome shotgun sequence genome, one window contains:
- the LOC127074094 gene encoding agamous-like MADS-box protein AGL19 isoform X1 has product MVRGKTQMKRIESESNRQVTFSKRRNGLLKKAFELSVLCDAEVALIVFSATGKLHEFSSSSVNKTVERYQRRVKDLALSTKEIQENTQILMECDINTTKKLEQLELYKRKLLGYELDTCGIEELQRIENQLEYSLGKVRARKDQLLREQIEKLKKQERCLLEENRRLREQCGIIQQDIELLTEGELGEEVETELFIGRPHKQMI; this is encoded by the exons ATGGTGAGGGGAAAAACTCAAATGAAGAGAATCGAAAGTGAGTCAAACAGACAAGTAACTTTCTCAAAGAGAAGAAATGGGTTGCTTAAAAAGGCTTTTGAACTCTCAGTGCTTTGTGATGCTGAAGTAGCACTCATTGTCTTCTCTGCCACAGGGAAACTCCATGAGTTCTCCAGTTCAAG TGTAAACAAAACAGTGGAACGCTATCAACGGAGAGTCAAGGACTTGGCTCTCAGCACCAAAGAAATCCAAGAAAATACACAG ATCCTAATGGAATGTGATATCAACACAACAAAGAAGTTGGAGCAACTAGAACTTTACAAAAG GAAGCTGCTGGGATATGAATTGGATACATGTGGTATTGAAGAATTACAACGGATTGAAAATCAACTTGAATACAGCTTAGGCAAAGTTAGGGCAAGAAAG GATCAACTGTTGAGGGAACAAATTGAAAAGCTAAAGAAACAG GAAAGGTGCCTACTTGAAGAAAATAGACGCTTACGTGAACAA tGTGGAATTATACAACAAGATATAGAACTCTTAACAGAAGGTGAGCTCGGTGAGGAGGTGGAGACGGAATTGTTCATAGGGCGACCTCATAAACAAATGATTTGA
- the LOC127074094 gene encoding agamous-like MADS-box protein AGL19 isoform X2, with the protein MVRGKTQMKRIESESNRQVTFSKRRNGLLKKAFELSVLCDAEVALIVFSATGKLHEFSSSSVNKTVERYQRRVKDLALSTKEIQENTQMECDINTTKKLEQLELYKRKLLGYELDTCGIEELQRIENQLEYSLGKVRARKDQLLREQIEKLKKQERCLLEENRRLREQCGIIQQDIELLTEGELGEEVETELFIGRPHKQMI; encoded by the exons ATGGTGAGGGGAAAAACTCAAATGAAGAGAATCGAAAGTGAGTCAAACAGACAAGTAACTTTCTCAAAGAGAAGAAATGGGTTGCTTAAAAAGGCTTTTGAACTCTCAGTGCTTTGTGATGCTGAAGTAGCACTCATTGTCTTCTCTGCCACAGGGAAACTCCATGAGTTCTCCAGTTCAAG TGTAAACAAAACAGTGGAACGCTATCAACGGAGAGTCAAGGACTTGGCTCTCAGCACCAAAGAAATCCAAGAAAATACACAG ATGGAATGTGATATCAACACAACAAAGAAGTTGGAGCAACTAGAACTTTACAAAAG GAAGCTGCTGGGATATGAATTGGATACATGTGGTATTGAAGAATTACAACGGATTGAAAATCAACTTGAATACAGCTTAGGCAAAGTTAGGGCAAGAAAG GATCAACTGTTGAGGGAACAAATTGAAAAGCTAAAGAAACAG GAAAGGTGCCTACTTGAAGAAAATAGACGCTTACGTGAACAA tGTGGAATTATACAACAAGATATAGAACTCTTAACAGAAGGTGAGCTCGGTGAGGAGGTGGAGACGGAATTGTTCATAGGGCGACCTCATAAACAAATGATTTGA